From the genome of Candidatus Saccharimonadales bacterium, one region includes:
- a CDS encoding succinate--CoA ligase subunit beta, translated as MKLLEYQAKHILKKHGIPIPEGILVRKNEDPAIRTPVVLKSQVPVGGRGKAGGIVIVKDTTELKTSIVRLFNLQIQGHLPVAILAEELIPIKKEFYLALLIDRSSGEIQLLAHSQGGIEVEGNASQDFLHSSLSDDFLSERAKNLAVLFSYDEQRIATLLKNLFQAFVDSDATLLEINPLILSKSGQLLCGDCKIEIDDASLFRHAELMSQPPPDANFVKLNERGSVATIANGAGLAMATVDAVADFGMTPANFLDIGGGATTASVLRAFSKIMEFPNIKAIVINIFAGITRCDEIAKAIVEARANAPNLPPLFIRLAGTNFEEAVQLLAEHEIPRLASLEECLLAARKAVHG; from the coding sequence ATGAAGTTACTTGAATACCAGGCCAAGCATATCCTTAAAAAACATGGTATTCCAATTCCTGAAGGCATCCTAGTGAGAAAGAATGAAGACCCTGCAATTCGTACGCCCGTCGTCCTGAAGTCGCAGGTTCCGGTAGGTGGCCGAGGCAAGGCGGGTGGCATTGTTATTGTTAAAGATACAACTGAGCTAAAAACCTCTATCGTGCGTTTATTTAACTTACAAATACAAGGTCACCTTCCCGTGGCAATCTTGGCCGAAGAACTCATTCCAATAAAGAAGGAGTTTTATCTCGCACTTCTTATCGATCGATCATCAGGTGAGATCCAGCTCTTGGCGCATAGCCAGGGTGGTATTGAGGTAGAAGGTAACGCTTCGCAAGATTTTCTTCACTCCTCGCTGTCTGACGATTTCCTTTCCGAGCGCGCTAAAAATCTTGCCGTGCTATTTAGCTACGACGAGCAACGTATCGCGACTCTTCTTAAAAACCTCTTTCAAGCATTTGTGGATTCTGATGCCACGCTACTTGAGATAAATCCACTCATCTTAAGCAAAAGCGGCCAACTTTTATGCGGTGATTGCAAAATAGAAATCGACGACGCATCACTATTCAGACACGCCGAATTGATGAGCCAGCCGCCACCTGATGCTAACTTTGTAAAACTGAACGAAAGAGGTTCGGTAGCAACCATCGCAAACGGCGCAGGCTTAGCTATGGCAACTGTCGATGCCGTTGCGGATTTTGGGATGACACCGGCTAATTTTCTCGACATAGGGGGCGGGGCAACAACGGCAAGCGTTCTCAGAGCCTTCTCGAAGATTATGGAGTTTCCCAACATCAAAGCGATTGTTATCAATATTTTCGCTGGTATCACTCGCTGCGATGAAATCGCCAAGGCTATCGTTGAGGCGCGAGCAAATGCACCAAATCTCCCTCCGCTTTTTATTCGTCTAGCTGGCACAAACTTCGAAGAAGCTGTTCAATTACTTGCCGAACATGAGATTCCTAGACTTGCTTCCCTTGAGGAATGCCTGCTTGCGGCCAGGAAAGCAGTGCATGGATAG